The Prosthecobacter dejongeii genome contains a region encoding:
- the asnB gene encoding asparagine synthase (glutamine-hydrolyzing) has protein sequence MCGIAGVMDLVGRRSVPHEIIERMSLALYHRGPDEEGFFIRPGLAMASRRLSIVGLADGQQPMHNEDKNVSVVFNGELFDYVEKRVELAARGHTLVTHCDTEIIPHLWEESAEGMFERLRGQFAIALWDERQQKLTLGRDRFGISPLYWTRQGDWLLFASEIKSLLASGMVPAIPDRRGIDHVFTFSALPGPITCFEGIQMLPPAHFLEVLPGHSHGSPSIRERRYWDMDFPDAGQENPETNAKTLVDEFEHVMLDAVGKRLRADVPVGSYLSGGVDSSMILALACHLRGKSISTYTVRVNDPKLDELDAASMVAKFIGAPPPVVQEFNHEDAISTYPKLIAAAEAPVIDTSCASLLQLAQKVHECGQKVVLTGEGADEWLVGYPWYKAAKIIGFLDAIPGLRISDKARRAFLRFSDVPQYPASFRARTEANVGGPNAWIDSYGLLGLAKLRFYSDSMHTVRESTDPWATLGMNLDRAKKWHPLNRGIWVAGRVTLAGHLLQAKGDRVAMHSSVEVRYPFLDEAVFDFCAKLHPDWKLRGFRDKHLLRLLAERWLPPSIYKRGKVIFRAPLDSFHLEPEPPYIRQLLSEDSLKRTGYFDAATVQHWRKTYGSLRATSLPRLSIEMGLAAVVATQLWHHQYIDGSLCDLPSQARTGPLVTI, from the coding sequence CGATGAAGAAGGCTTCTTCATCCGCCCCGGCCTGGCCATGGCCTCGCGCCGCCTCAGCATCGTCGGTCTGGCCGATGGCCAGCAGCCCATGCACAATGAGGACAAAAATGTCTCCGTCGTTTTCAATGGCGAGCTTTTCGACTACGTGGAAAAGCGGGTGGAGCTGGCCGCCCGGGGCCACACCCTGGTCACCCACTGCGATACCGAGATCATCCCGCACCTGTGGGAAGAGAGTGCCGAGGGCATGTTCGAGCGCCTGCGCGGCCAGTTCGCCATCGCCCTGTGGGATGAGCGGCAGCAGAAACTGACCCTGGGGCGAGATCGTTTCGGCATCAGCCCTCTGTATTGGACCCGCCAAGGCGACTGGCTGCTCTTTGCCTCCGAAATTAAGAGCCTGCTCGCCTCCGGCATGGTCCCCGCCATCCCCGACCGGCGCGGCATTGACCACGTTTTCACTTTTTCCGCCCTGCCCGGCCCCATCACCTGTTTTGAAGGCATCCAGATGCTGCCACCCGCGCATTTTCTGGAGGTGCTGCCCGGTCACAGCCACGGCAGCCCCAGCATCCGCGAGCGCCGCTACTGGGACATGGACTTTCCCGATGCCGGCCAGGAAAACCCCGAGACGAACGCCAAGACCCTGGTGGATGAGTTTGAACACGTCATGCTGGATGCCGTGGGCAAACGCCTGCGTGCGGATGTGCCCGTGGGCTCTTACCTCTCTGGCGGTGTGGACTCCAGCATGATCCTGGCCCTGGCCTGTCACCTGCGCGGCAAGTCCATCTCCACCTACACCGTCCGGGTGAATGACCCGAAGCTGGACGAACTGGATGCCGCCAGCATGGTGGCCAAATTCATCGGCGCACCGCCCCCCGTGGTGCAGGAGTTTAATCACGAGGATGCCATCTCCACGTACCCCAAACTCATCGCGGCGGCGGAGGCACCGGTCATCGACACCTCCTGCGCCTCTCTTCTCCAACTGGCCCAAAAGGTCCACGAGTGTGGCCAAAAAGTGGTGCTTACCGGCGAAGGTGCGGATGAGTGGCTCGTCGGTTACCCCTGGTACAAAGCCGCGAAGATCATCGGCTTTCTCGATGCCATCCCCGGCCTGCGCATCAGCGACAAAGCCCGCCGCGCCTTCCTCAGGTTCAGCGACGTGCCCCAATACCCCGCCAGCTTCCGTGCCCGTACCGAAGCCAACGTCGGCGGCCCGAACGCCTGGATTGATAGCTACGGCCTGCTCGGCCTGGCGAAACTGCGTTTTTACTCCGACTCCATGCACACCGTGCGGGAATCCACCGATCCCTGGGCCACGCTGGGTATGAACCTGGACCGAGCCAAAAAATGGCACCCTCTGAATCGTGGCATCTGGGTCGCTGGTCGCGTCACTCTGGCCGGGCATCTCCTTCAGGCCAAAGGCGACCGCGTGGCCATGCACTCCTCCGTGGAGGTGCGCTACCCCTTCCTGGATGAAGCCGTCTTTGACTTCTGCGCCAAGCTGCACCCCGACTGGAAACTGCGCGGCTTTCGCGACAAGCACCTCCTCCGTCTCCTGGCCGAACGCTGGCTGCCTCCGTCCATTTACAAACGTGGCAAGGTCATCTTCCGCGCTCCGCTGGACAGCTTCCACCTCGAGCCCGAGCCCCCCTACATCCGCCAGCTCCTCAGTGAAGATTCGCTCAAACGCACCGGCTACTTTGATGCCGCCACCGTCCAGCACTGGCGGAAAACTTACGGCAGCCTGCGCGCCACCTCCTTGCCTCGCCTCTCCATCGAGATGGGCCTCGCCGCCGTCGTCGCCACCCAGCTCTGGCACCACCAGTACATTGACGGCAGCCTCTGCGATCTACCCTCCCAGGCCCGCACCGGCCCCCTGGTGACGATCTAA